A single Cnuibacter physcomitrellae DNA region contains:
- a CDS encoding glycogen debranching N-terminal domain-containing protein, with the protein MTADRQPLLHDSVVALAAPTQAWSAADGRMHAPIHGIYHSETRVIRGLDLTVEGERLESLSSAVRGATQVSFSGLARGIDDGGADPRVRLDVVRTTEPGAVSDALVLSTALAEPLTTTLRIVLTPDFQELPVVKSGRGSGGDAFFVEESDNEGGVHLAGGTVSAAVSATAGAGVPAPPEILVDDATGDIHLVWQVTLPPRGAAELGWRIEMHDTAAVVGPARGHAEWRDASVLADDSRLTRWAERALDDLDALRMTTAARPDDTFLAAGAPWFFTLFGRDSLWAARLLLPFGTELAASTLRVLASMQGTVTDPETAEQPGKIMHELRPSTLEIPGEGISLPPLYFGTIDATPLWIVLLHDAWRWGMPDDEVRALLPTLLAALEWMRDHGDSDEDGFLEYVDLTGHGLANQGWKDSGDSVQWRDGTLATGPIALCEVQGYAYEAAVGAAALLDHLGEPGGDEWRAWAADLADRFRASFWVESPIGRYPAIALDAEKRPVDTLTSNIGHLLATGLLSAGEEEEIARLLVSPLMSSGFGLRTMSTDSGGYWPLSYHGGSVWAHDTAIAVSGLSRAGFAAEAATLGRGLLAAAEAFAYRMPELHSGDSALVTPAPAPYPAACRPQAWSAAAAVAVAAASVGLRAPETPGAAPSVRGLADPSLGGVSLSGVRSAGRPFRVSAVPSAAPTVEPL; encoded by the coding sequence ATGACCGCCGACCGCCAGCCCCTGCTCCACGACTCCGTCGTCGCGCTCGCAGCGCCGACCCAGGCGTGGTCCGCGGCCGATGGCCGCATGCACGCGCCGATCCACGGCATCTACCACTCCGAGACCCGGGTGATCCGCGGCCTCGACCTGACGGTCGAGGGGGAACGGCTGGAGTCCCTCTCGTCCGCCGTCCGCGGCGCCACCCAGGTCTCCTTCTCGGGACTCGCCCGGGGCATCGACGACGGGGGCGCCGACCCGCGCGTGCGGCTCGACGTGGTGCGGACGACGGAGCCCGGCGCGGTCTCCGACGCGCTCGTGCTGTCGACCGCCCTGGCCGAGCCGCTCACCACGACGCTCCGGATCGTGCTCACGCCCGACTTCCAGGAGCTGCCGGTCGTGAAGTCCGGGCGCGGGAGTGGTGGAGACGCCTTCTTCGTGGAGGAGTCGGACAACGAGGGCGGTGTGCACCTCGCCGGCGGGACGGTGTCGGCGGCGGTCAGCGCGACGGCCGGCGCGGGCGTGCCTGCGCCCCCCGAGATCCTCGTCGACGACGCGACGGGCGACATCCATCTCGTCTGGCAGGTGACCCTGCCGCCGCGAGGTGCGGCCGAGCTGGGCTGGCGGATCGAGATGCACGACACCGCCGCCGTGGTGGGCCCCGCCCGCGGTCACGCGGAGTGGCGGGACGCCTCCGTGCTCGCCGACGACTCCCGCCTGACCCGCTGGGCGGAGCGGGCGCTCGACGACCTCGACGCCCTCCGCATGACGACGGCCGCGCGTCCCGACGACACGTTCCTCGCCGCCGGAGCGCCCTGGTTCTTCACGCTGTTCGGCCGCGACTCGCTGTGGGCGGCGCGCCTGCTCCTGCCGTTCGGCACCGAGCTGGCAGCGTCGACGCTGCGCGTGCTCGCGTCGATGCAGGGCACCGTGACCGACCCGGAGACGGCGGAGCAACCGGGCAAGATCATGCACGAGCTGCGGCCCTCCACGCTCGAGATCCCGGGGGAGGGCATCTCGCTGCCCCCGCTCTACTTCGGCACGATCGACGCGACCCCGCTCTGGATCGTGCTGCTCCACGACGCCTGGCGGTGGGGGATGCCCGACGACGAGGTGCGCGCCCTCCTGCCGACCCTGCTCGCGGCACTCGAGTGGATGCGCGACCACGGCGACAGCGACGAGGACGGCTTCCTCGAGTACGTCGACCTGACCGGTCACGGCCTCGCCAACCAGGGGTGGAAGGACTCGGGCGACTCGGTGCAGTGGCGCGACGGGACCCTGGCCACGGGGCCGATCGCCCTCTGCGAGGTGCAGGGATACGCTTACGAGGCGGCCGTGGGCGCCGCGGCGCTGCTGGACCACCTGGGGGAGCCGGGCGGCGACGAGTGGCGTGCGTGGGCGGCCGACCTCGCCGACCGGTTCCGCGCCTCCTTCTGGGTGGAGAGCCCGATCGGACGGTATCCCGCGATCGCGCTCGACGCCGAGAAGCGACCGGTCGACACCCTCACGAGCAACATCGGGCACCTGCTGGCGACGGGTCTGCTCTCGGCCGGCGAGGAGGAGGAGATCGCGCGTCTGCTGGTCTCGCCGCTGATGTCGTCGGGCTTCGGCCTGCGCACCATGTCGACGGACTCGGGCGGATACTGGCCGCTCAGCTATCACGGCGGATCGGTGTGGGCGCACGACACCGCGATCGCGGTCAGCGGGCTCTCCCGCGCGGGGTTCGCCGCGGAGGCCGCGACGCTGGGCCGCGGGCTGCTCGCCGCCGCCGAGGCGTTCGCGTACCGGATGCCGGAGCTGCACTCCGGCGACTCCGCTCTCGTCACGCCTGCGCCGGCTCCCTATCCGGCGGCCTGCCGTCCGCAGGCGTGGAGCGCGGCCGCCGCGGTCGCGGTCGCGGCGGCGTCGGTGGGCCTCCGCGCGCCGGAGACGCCCGGGGCGGCTCCGTCGGTGCGAGGTCTCGCGGACCCGTCCCTCGGCGGGGTGTCCCTCTCCGGCGTCCGCTCGGCGGGCCGTCCCTTCCGCGTGAGCGCCGTCCCCTCGGCCGCGCCGACCGTCGAGCCCCTCTGA
- a CDS encoding Type 1 glutamine amidotransferase-like domain-containing protein, protein MTAAEPTIVATCAGLVGGEWTDLAYGPVMLHALSLARVEGRRPRVLHVNTAGGDPRGAEGPEIEAAWAAGAEARHLRLFPHPNTPDVSSFVLEHDLVWVSGGSVANLAALWRLHGVDRAMRAAWEAGVVLAGGSAGGVIWHEGGTTSSFGPSISAFTTGLGLVPGALAVHYDSDARRRESFHRSIVDGTLSGGFALEEGTGVVYRGAGPHPSVEAVTERAGARVRRVLLDDGGRVAEHDVPARLVVAPADATGPPGALPERPPVPPGTTTDTTPSRSRP, encoded by the coding sequence GTGACCGCGGCCGAGCCGACGATCGTCGCCACCTGCGCCGGTCTCGTGGGCGGGGAGTGGACCGACCTCGCCTACGGGCCGGTGATGCTCCACGCCCTGTCGCTCGCCCGCGTCGAGGGGCGCAGACCCCGCGTGCTCCACGTGAACACCGCGGGCGGCGACCCGCGTGGGGCGGAGGGTCCTGAGATCGAGGCGGCCTGGGCGGCGGGAGCCGAGGCTCGGCATCTGCGGCTCTTCCCGCATCCGAACACCCCCGACGTGTCCTCGTTCGTGCTCGAGCACGACCTGGTCTGGGTCTCCGGCGGGAGCGTGGCGAACCTCGCGGCCCTGTGGCGGCTGCACGGTGTCGATCGCGCCATGCGGGCCGCCTGGGAGGCGGGTGTCGTCCTCGCCGGCGGGTCCGCCGGTGGCGTGATCTGGCACGAGGGCGGCACGACGAGCTCCTTCGGCCCGTCGATCTCCGCCTTCACGACGGGGCTCGGCCTCGTGCCGGGCGCGCTCGCGGTGCACTACGACTCGGATGCACGCCGGCGCGAGTCCTTCCACCGCTCGATCGTCGACGGGACGCTCTCCGGAGGGTTCGCCCTCGAGGAGGGGACCGGTGTCGTCTACCGGGGCGCGGGCCCCCATCCGTCCGTCGAGGCCGTGACGGAGCGCGCCGGGGCCAGGGTGCGCCGGGTCCTCCTCGACGACGGCGGTCGGGTGGCTGAGCACGACGTCCCGGCACGGCTCGTCGTCGCACCCGCCGACGCCACAGGGCCACCCGGCGCTCTGCCCGAACGCCCTCCCGTGCCCCCTGGCACGACGACCGACACGACCCCCTCGAGGAGCCGACCATGA
- a CDS encoding carbohydrate ABC transporter permease, with protein MGSRTLAGTSILYAILVVVAIVYIFPFLINIATSFKTDAEAASDPLSLIPQIWTTAAYERLFLNSDFPTWFMNSAIVTVFVTIGRVFLDSLAGYALARLHFRGRGIVFAGLVAVMAVPLVVLLIPKFLVINQLGMYDSYAGMIIPLLVDAAGVFIMKNFFESIPASVEEQARIDGAGTFRIFWSVVLPMARPALITIIILSFQGSWNELSHFIISTQSPELTTLTKGVASLASGQLSQGTQYPLKLAAALIMTVPVAVMFFVFQRRIMNASEGAVKE; from the coding sequence ATCGGCTCGAGGACCCTGGCGGGCACGTCGATCCTGTACGCCATCCTGGTCGTGGTCGCGATCGTCTACATCTTCCCCTTCCTCATCAACATCGCGACCTCGTTCAAGACGGATGCGGAGGCGGCGAGCGACCCGCTGTCGCTCATCCCGCAGATCTGGACGACGGCAGCCTACGAGCGGCTGTTCCTCAACAGCGACTTCCCCACCTGGTTCATGAACTCCGCGATCGTCACGGTCTTCGTCACGATCGGCCGCGTCTTCCTCGACTCGCTCGCCGGCTACGCCCTCGCGCGGCTGCACTTCCGGGGCCGCGGCATCGTCTTCGCGGGTCTGGTCGCGGTGATGGCCGTGCCGCTCGTGGTGCTGCTCATCCCGAAGTTCCTCGTGATCAACCAGCTCGGGATGTACGACTCGTACGCCGGCATGATCATCCCCCTGCTCGTCGATGCGGCGGGCGTGTTCATCATGAAGAACTTCTTCGAGTCGATCCCGGCGTCGGTCGAGGAGCAGGCGCGGATCGACGGTGCCGGGACGTTCCGCATCTTCTGGTCGGTCGTGCTGCCGATGGCGCGTCCGGCGCTCATCACGATCATCATCCTGTCGTTCCAGGGGTCCTGGAACGAGCTGTCGCACTTCATCATCTCCACGCAGTCGCCGGAGCTGACGACCCTGACCAAGGGCGTCGCCTCGCTCGCCTCGGGGCAGCTCAGCCAGGGCACGCAGTATCCGTTGAAGCTCGCGGCGGCGCTCATCATGACCGTGCCGGTCGCCGTGATGTTCTTCGTCTTCCAGCGGCGCATCATGAACGCCAGCGAGGGCGCGGTGAAGGAGTGA
- a CDS encoding carbohydrate ABC transporter permease — protein MSTHTAAAAPARGTRPSKSGPPKGIRRSEGVAGWLFTAPMLIVLGLFLVVPVIMALWVSFSDWTGRGSPFSSTVSFVGLDNYSDLLGGGGLAERDFGISLRNNAWYVVLVVPLQTAIALLLAVLVNRQILKGRGFFRTAFYFPSVTSSVAITVLWLFLFSASGAVNAVLSWFGVNGPNWFQDPSGVVHNLLAAVGVTQGPGWLTEPTVLNVSLWDWLAGPSVAMSAFVLMAVFTTSGTFMLLFIAALQNLSHDVQEAAMIDGANGWQRFWRVTFPQLRPTLFTVLTLGLIGTWQVFDQIYTGTQGGPGKTTVTPAYLSYTSAFESQQWGRGAAIAFVLFVIIVVLTILQRVILRERGVSKRRMRAYSVARSQTANKGGRP, from the coding sequence ATGAGCACGCACACCGCGGCCGCGGCGCCCGCTCGCGGCACCAGGCCCTCGAAGAGCGGGCCCCCGAAGGGGATCCGCCGGAGTGAGGGCGTGGCGGGGTGGCTCTTCACCGCGCCGATGCTGATCGTGCTGGGACTGTTCCTCGTGGTCCCGGTGATCATGGCGCTGTGGGTGAGCTTCTCCGACTGGACCGGCCGCGGGAGTCCGTTCTCGTCGACCGTGAGCTTCGTGGGGCTCGACAACTACTCCGACCTCCTCGGCGGCGGTGGCCTCGCGGAGCGCGACTTCGGCATCTCGCTCCGGAACAACGCCTGGTACGTGGTCCTCGTGGTGCCGCTGCAGACCGCGATCGCGCTGCTGCTGGCGGTGCTGGTGAACCGTCAGATCCTCAAGGGGCGGGGGTTCTTCCGGACGGCGTTCTACTTCCCGTCGGTCACCAGCTCGGTGGCGATCACGGTGCTCTGGCTGTTCCTGTTCAGCGCGTCCGGTGCCGTGAACGCGGTCCTGAGCTGGTTCGGGGTGAACGGCCCGAACTGGTTCCAGGATCCCTCGGGCGTGGTCCACAACCTCCTGGCCGCCGTCGGCGTCACGCAGGGCCCGGGCTGGCTCACCGAGCCGACCGTGCTGAACGTGTCGCTGTGGGACTGGCTCGCCGGGCCGTCGGTGGCGATGAGCGCGTTCGTCCTGATGGCCGTGTTCACGACGTCCGGGACCTTCATGCTGCTCTTCATCGCGGCGCTGCAGAACCTCTCGCACGACGTGCAGGAGGCGGCGATGATCGACGGGGCGAACGGATGGCAGCGCTTCTGGCGGGTCACCTTCCCGCAGCTGCGTCCGACCCTGTTCACCGTGCTCACCCTCGGGCTCATTGGCACGTGGCAGGTCTTCGACCAGATCTACACCGGCACCCAGGGCGGCCCGGGGAAGACCACGGTCACCCCGGCCTACCTCTCCTACACGTCGGCGTTCGAGAGCCAGCAGTGGGGCCGCGGTGCGGCGATCGCGTTCGTGCTGTTCGTGATCATCGTGGTGCTCACGATCCTGCAGCGCGTCATCCTGCGGGAGCGGGGCGTCTCGAAGCGTCGGATGCGCGCCTACAGCGTCGCGAGATCCCAGACCGCGAACAAGGGGGGACGGCCGTGA